A region from the Lolium perenne isolate Kyuss_39 chromosome 4, Kyuss_2.0, whole genome shotgun sequence genome encodes:
- the LOC127297456 gene encoding GATA transcription factor 4 encodes MAAEWEAALGMELGMGTHYHHAPPPASSQMNHHHHAAFSHSHSQPHHYHFYGAPSAPTGGEDHMRVDEMLDLSSHLGAHDFFPGAAGNGNGGSHYHVKSEAPPTPPATAPASSFNLSSYADEFYLPVPTEEAAELEWLSNFVDDSYPDIPNYPPAMQAAMAAAARNGGGRQPAAGQDNSASAAPGARGARSKRSRAASAAAAAWHALAPRQTISPSSSSSSSDLSSSKPARSLGGGGGMKKSGLTVEVGGRENANVGEDGGVRRCTHCASDKTPQWRTGPLGPKTLCNACGVRYKSGRLVPEYRPAASPTFVLTQHSNSHRKVMELRRQNELVHIRGGGGGIVSASSGQNGGGGSAEHMFRDYGVC; translated from the exons ATGGCAGCCGAGTGGGAAGCAGCCTTGGGCATGGAGCTCGGCATGGGGACGCACTACCACCACGCGCCGCCACCAGCCTCCTCGCAaatgaaccaccaccaccacgccgcctTCTCCCACTCCCATTCCCAGCCGCACCACTACCACTTCTACGGCGCGCCCTCCGCGCCCACCGGTGGCGAGGACCACATGCGCGTCGACGAGATGCTCGACCTCTCCTCCCACCTCGGCGCCCACGACTTCTTCCCCGGCGCCGCCGGCAATGGCAATGGCGGCAGCCACTACCACGTGAAGAGCGAGGCGCCCCCGACCCCGCCTGCTACTGCTCCAGCGTCTTCGTTCAACCTCTCCTCCTACGCCGATGAGTTTTACCTGCCTGTCCCG ACTGAGGAAGCTGCGGAGCTGGAGTGGCTGTCCAATTTCGTAGACGACTCCTACCCTGACATCCCCAACTACCCGCCGGCCATGcaggcggcgatggcggccgccGCGAGGAACGGCGGGGGGCGGCAGCCTGCAGCGGGGCAGGATAATTCCGCGTCGGCAGCGCCTGGCGCCCGCGGGGCACGGAGCAAGCGGTCCCGTGCGGCCTCCGCGGCGGCGGCCGCGTGGCACGCCCTCGCGCCGCGCCAGACGATCTcgccgtcctcctcgtcctcctcatccGACCTGTCGTCCTCCAAGCCGGCGCGTTCGTTAGGCGGTGGCGGAGGCATGAAGAAGAGCGGCCTGACCGTCGAAGTGGGAGGGAGGGAGAATGCCAATGTTGGCGAggacggcggcgtgcggcggtgcACCCACTGCGCGTCCGACAAGACCCCGCAGTGGCGCACGGGGCCGCTGGGGCCCAAGACGCTGTGCAACGCGTGCGGGGTGAGGTACAAGTCCGGGCGGCTGGTGCCGGAGTACCGCCCCGCGGCGAGCCCCACGTTCGTGCTCACGCAGCACTCCAACTCCCACCGCAAGGTCATGGAGCTGCGCCGCCAGAACGAGCTCGTCCAcatccgcggcggcggcggcggcatcgtgTCGGCGTCGTCGGGGCAGAACGGCGGAGGCGGCTCGGCCGAGCACATGTTCCGCGACTACGGCGTGTGTTGA